In Xyrauchen texanus isolate HMW12.3.18 chromosome 14, RBS_HiC_50CHRs, whole genome shotgun sequence, the following are encoded in one genomic region:
- the LOC127654780 gene encoding glutamic acid-rich protein-like isoform X6: MAVTNFIMFYITCVSFVQDFVFCEVFGENGKQMTLTPNIHGMPVEIMWKHNSNIIMDYDQRVVNEYGSFKGRVVLDFETGQLTITKLNIQDSGQYQSEILIAGQAQKSEHTLIVLDAMPEPTVTCEVDKTSDLKTLLCSVDSQTQPSYEWNGPNFSGRHGPKLSVAKQEENQDSVFTCTVKNKVSSKSTEFTLKDCHKGRAAAAVNAPVLTVILLLIVTLLILLALSFNKRRKEKLARRSDPEKMHCDYGERHNLLRELITEDIPGSSDATIPCHSRLTSPKESIAVKHWEQIQIHHDIPSENIVEIEGETHVKGKHFLQEQNRKCTVGTPRDSCQPVEKQNSGKIEMVNILHQSPESTVTERNKEDTENEVKERDKNENSQNELKAKESNCSKPDETDKEKNERNEPLKNPEEFSDIRMNQDLELDQSEQVQKQKKKEGRQIMEKNDEKREKSSEQQDESLGNKKNKATTNNEDVLTPGEKKEEENEERTEDLNHEEKKEEKEERTEELNHGETKEEEKEERTEGVNHGERKEENEERTEEVNHREKEERTEEVNHGEKEEEEEERTEEVKHGEKQERTEELNHGETKEEKEEKTEEVNHGEKKEEKEEVNHGEKKEEKGRTEEVNHGEKKEEKEEVNHGEKKEEKEERTEEVNHGEKKEEKEEVNHGEKKEEKGRTEEVNHGEKKEEKEGRTEEVNHGEKKEKEERTEEVNHGEKKEEEKEERTEEVNHGEKKEENKERTEEVNHGEKKEKEERTEEVNHGEKKEEEKEERTEEVNHGEKKEEKEERTEEVNHGEKKEEKEERKEEVNHGEKKEEKEVVNHGEKKEEKGRTEEVNHGEKKEEEKEERTEEVNHGEKKEEEKEERTEEVNHGEKKEEKEEVNHGEKKEEEKEERTEEVNHGEKKEEEKEERTEEVNHGEKKEEKEEVNHGEKKEEEKEERTEEVNHGEKKEEEKEERTEEVNHGEKKEEKEEVNHGEKKEEKEERTEEVNHGEKKEEEKEERTEEVNHGEKKEEKEERTEEVNHGEKKEEKEERTEEVNHGEKKEEEKEERTEEVNHGEKKEEKEERTEEVNHGEKEERKEEVNHGEKKEEKEERTEEVNHGEKKEEKEEVNHGEKKEEKEERTEEVNHGEKKEEEKEERTEEVNHGEKKEEKEERTEEVNHGEKKEEEKEERTEEVNHGEKNGDSPDKLGPNYR; the protein is encoded by the exons ATGCTATGCCAGAGCCAACAGTGACATGTGAAGTGGACAAAACTTCAGATTTAAAAACTCTGCTATGTTCAGTGGACTCGCAGACTCAGCCAAGCTATGAATGGAATGGACCAAATTTTTCTGGTCGTCATGGGCCAAAACTTTCTGTTGCCAAACAGGAAGAGAACCAGGACTCAGTCTTTACTTGCACTGTGAAGAACAAAGTGAGCAGCAAAAGCACAGAATTCACTTTGAAAGACTGCCACAAAG GCAGAGCAGCAGCTGCGGTGAACGCTCCGGTTCTTACAGTCATACTTCTCCTCATTGTCACTCTACTCATATTGCTTGCTTTGTCCTTCAACAAGCGGAGAAAGGAAAAGT TAGCAAGGAGGTCTGACCcagagaaaatgcactgtgactatG GTGAACGCCATAACCTTTTGAGAGAACTCATAACGGAGGATATACCAg GTTCATCTGATGCCACAATACCTTGTCACTCCAGACTTACTTCACCAAAAGAGTCCATTGCTGTGAAACACTGGGAGCAGATACAGATTCATCATGACATCCCCTCAGAGAATATAGTTGAAATTGAGGGAGAAACGCATGTGAAGGGAAAACATTTTTTGCAGGAACAAAATCGAAAATGCACTGTTGGCACACCGAGGGACTCTTGTCAACCAGTGGAGAAACAAAACTCTGGAAAAATTGAGATGGTAAATATTCTGCATCAGAGTCCAGAATCTACTGTTACTGAAAGAAACAAAGAGGACACAGAAAATGAAGTAAAAGAACGAGACAAAAATGAAAACAGTCAAAATGAACTTAAAGCAAAAGAAAGCAATTGTAGCAAACCCGATGAAACTGACAAAGAAAAGAATGAGAGAAATGAACCCTTAAAAAACCCTGAAGAATTCAGTGATATCAGGATGAACCAGGATTTGGAACTAGATCAGAGCGAACAAGttcagaaacaaaagaagaaagaggGAAGACAGATAATGGAAAAGAATGATGAAAAGAGGGAAAAGTCATCTGAGCAGCAAGATGAGAGTCTGGGAAATAAGAAAAACAAAGCTACGACTAATAATGAGGATGTCCTCACACCAGGAGAGAAAAAGGAGGAGGAGAATGAAGAGAGAACAGAAGATTTAAATCATGAAGagaaaaaagaggagaaagaagagAGAACAGAAGAGTTAAACCATGGAGAGACaaaagaggaggagaaagaagagagaacagaaggggtaaaccatggagagagaaaagaggagaaCGAAGAGAGAACAGAAGAGGTAAACCATagagagaaagaagagagaacagaagaggtaaaccatggagagaaagaagaggaggaagaagagagaaCAGAAGAGGTAAAACATGGAGAGAAACAAGAGAGAACAGAAGAGTTAAACCATGGAGAGAcaaaagaggagaaagaagagaaaacagaagaggtaaaccatggagagaaaaaagaggagaaagaagaggtaaaccatggagagaaaaaagaggagaaagggagaacAGAAGAGGTAAaccatggagagaaaaaagaggagaaagaagaggtaaaccatggagagaaaaaagaggagaaagaagagagaacagaagaggtaaaccatggagagaaaaaagaggagaaagaagaggtaaaccatggagagaaaaaagaggagaaagggagaacAGAAGAGGTAAaccatggagagaaaaaagaggagaaagaaggTAGAACAGAAGAGGTAAaccatggagagaaaaaagagaaagaagagagaacagaagaggtaaaccatggagagaaaaaagaggaggagaaagaagagagaacagaagag gtaaaccatggagagaaaaaagaggagaacaaagagagaacagaagaggtaaaccatggagagaaaaaagagaaagaagagagaacagaagaggtaaaccatggagagaaaaaagaggaggagaaagaagagagaacagaagag gtaaaccatggagagaaaaaagaggagaaagaagagagaacagaagaggtaaaccatggagagaaaaaagaggagaaagaagagagaaaagaagaggtaaaccatggagagaaaaaagaggagaaagaagtggtaaaccatggagagaaaaaagaggagaaagggagaacAGAAGAGGTAAaccatggagagaaaaaagaggaggagaaagaagagagaacagaagaggtaaaccatggagagaaaaaagaggaggagaaagaagagagaacagaagag GTAAaccatggagagaaaaaagaggagaaagaagaggtaaaccatggagagaaaaaagaggaggagaaagaagagagaacagaagaggtaaaccatggagagaaaaaagaggaggagaaagaagagagaacagaagaggtaaaccatggagagaaaaaagaggagaaagaagaggtaaaccatggagagaaaaaagaggaggagaaagaagagagaacagaagaggtaaaccatggagagaaaaaagaggaggagaaagaagagagaacagaagaggtaaaccatggagagaaaaaagaggagaaagaagaggtaaaccatggagagaaaaaagaggagaaagaagagagaacagaagaggtaaaccatggagagaaaaaagaggaggagaaagaagagagaacagaagaggtaaaccatggagagaaaaaagaggagaaagaagagagaacagaagaggtaaaccatggagagaaaaaagaggagaaagaagagagaacagaagaggtaaaccatggagaaaaaaaagaggaggagaaagaagagagaacagaagaggtaaaccatggagagaaaaaagaggagaaagaagagAGAACAGAAGAG gtaaaccatggagagaaagaagagagaaaagaagaggtaaaccatggagagaaaaaagaggagaaagaagagagaacagaagaggtaaaccatggagagaaaaaagaggagaaagaagaggtaaaccatggagagaaaaaagaggagaaagaagagagaacagaagaggtaaaccatggagagaaaaaagaggaggagaaagaagagagaacagaagaggtaaaccatggagagaaaaaagaggagaaagaagagagaacagaagaggtaaaccatggagaaaaaaaagaggaggagaaagaagagAGAACAGAAGAGGTAAACCATGGAGAGAAAAATGGAG ATTCACCAGATAAACTGGGGCCTAATTACAGGTGA
- the LOC127654780 gene encoding golgin subfamily A member 6-like protein 22 isoform X14, with protein sequence MAVTNFIMFYITCVSFVQDFVFCEVFGENGKQMTLTPNIHGMPVEIMWKHNSNIIMDYDQRVVNEYGSFKGRVVLDFETGQLTITKLNIQDSGQYQSEILIAGQAQKSEHTLIVLDAMPEPTVTCEVDKTSDLKTLLCSVDSQTQPSYEWNGPNFSGRHGPKLSVAKQEENQDSVFTCTVKNKVSSKSTEFTLKDCHKGRAAAAVNAPVLTVILLLIVTLLILLALSFNKRRKEKLARRSDPEKMHCDYGERHNLLRELITEDIPGSSDATIPCHSRLTSPKESIAVKHWEQIQIHHDIPSENIVEIEGETHVKGKHFLQEQNRKCTVGTPRDSCQPVEKQNSGKIEMVNILHQSPESTVTERNKEDTENEVKERDKNENSQNELKAKESNCSKPDETDKEKNERNEPLKNPEEFSDIRMNQDLELDQSEQVQKQKKKEGRQIMEKNDEKREKSSEQQDESLGNKKNKATTNNEDVLTPGEKKEEENEERTEDLNHEEKKEEKEERTEELNHGETKEEEKEERTEGVNHGERKEENEERTEEVNHREKEERTEEVNHGEKEEEEEERTEEVKHGEKQERTEELNHGETKEEKEEKTEEVNHGEKKEEKEEVNHGEKKEEKGRTEEVNHGEKKEEKEEVNHGEKKEEKEERTEEVNHGEKKEEKEEVNHGEKKEEKGRTEEVNHGEKKEEKEGRTEEVNHGEKKEKEERTEEVNHGEKKEEEKEERTEEVNHGEKKEENKERTEEVNHGEKKEKEERTEEVNHGEKKEEEKEERTEEVKHGEKQEEEKEERTEEVNHGEKKEEEKEERTEEVNHEEKKEEKEERTEEIKHGEKQEEKEERTEEVNHGEKKEEEKEERTEEVNHGEKKEEEKEERTEEVNHGEKKEEKEEVNHGEKKEEEKEERTEEVNHGEKKEEEKEERTEEVNHGEKKEEKEEVNHGEKKEEKEERTEEVNHGEKKEEEKEERTEEVNHGEKKEEKEERTEEVNHGEKKEEKEERTEEVNHGEKKEEEKEERTEEVNHGEKKEEKEERTEEVNHGEKEERKEEVNHGEKKEEKEERTEEVNHGEKKEEKEEVNHGEKKEEKEERTEEVNHGEKKEEEKEERTEEVNHGEKKEEKEERTEEVNHGEKKEEEKEERTEEVNHGEKNGDSPDKLGPNYR encoded by the exons ATGCTATGCCAGAGCCAACAGTGACATGTGAAGTGGACAAAACTTCAGATTTAAAAACTCTGCTATGTTCAGTGGACTCGCAGACTCAGCCAAGCTATGAATGGAATGGACCAAATTTTTCTGGTCGTCATGGGCCAAAACTTTCTGTTGCCAAACAGGAAGAGAACCAGGACTCAGTCTTTACTTGCACTGTGAAGAACAAAGTGAGCAGCAAAAGCACAGAATTCACTTTGAAAGACTGCCACAAAG GCAGAGCAGCAGCTGCGGTGAACGCTCCGGTTCTTACAGTCATACTTCTCCTCATTGTCACTCTACTCATATTGCTTGCTTTGTCCTTCAACAAGCGGAGAAAGGAAAAGT TAGCAAGGAGGTCTGACCcagagaaaatgcactgtgactatG GTGAACGCCATAACCTTTTGAGAGAACTCATAACGGAGGATATACCAg GTTCATCTGATGCCACAATACCTTGTCACTCCAGACTTACTTCACCAAAAGAGTCCATTGCTGTGAAACACTGGGAGCAGATACAGATTCATCATGACATCCCCTCAGAGAATATAGTTGAAATTGAGGGAGAAACGCATGTGAAGGGAAAACATTTTTTGCAGGAACAAAATCGAAAATGCACTGTTGGCACACCGAGGGACTCTTGTCAACCAGTGGAGAAACAAAACTCTGGAAAAATTGAGATGGTAAATATTCTGCATCAGAGTCCAGAATCTACTGTTACTGAAAGAAACAAAGAGGACACAGAAAATGAAGTAAAAGAACGAGACAAAAATGAAAACAGTCAAAATGAACTTAAAGCAAAAGAAAGCAATTGTAGCAAACCCGATGAAACTGACAAAGAAAAGAATGAGAGAAATGAACCCTTAAAAAACCCTGAAGAATTCAGTGATATCAGGATGAACCAGGATTTGGAACTAGATCAGAGCGAACAAGttcagaaacaaaagaagaaagaggGAAGACAGATAATGGAAAAGAATGATGAAAAGAGGGAAAAGTCATCTGAGCAGCAAGATGAGAGTCTGGGAAATAAGAAAAACAAAGCTACGACTAATAATGAGGATGTCCTCACACCAGGAGAGAAAAAGGAGGAGGAGAATGAAGAGAGAACAGAAGATTTAAATCATGAAGagaaaaaagaggagaaagaagagAGAACAGAAGAGTTAAACCATGGAGAGACaaaagaggaggagaaagaagagagaacagaaggggtaaaccatggagagagaaaagaggagaaCGAAGAGAGAACAGAAGAGGTAAACCATagagagaaagaagagagaacagaagaggtaaaccatggagagaaagaagaggaggaagaagagagaaCAGAAGAGGTAAAACATGGAGAGAAACAAGAGAGAACAGAAGAGTTAAACCATGGAGAGAcaaaagaggagaaagaagagaaaacagaagaggtaaaccatggagagaaaaaagaggagaaagaagaggtaaaccatggagagaaaaaagaggagaaagggagaacAGAAGAGGTAAaccatggagagaaaaaagaggagaaagaagaggtaaaccatggagagaaaaaagaggagaaagaagagagaacagaagaggtaaaccatggagagaaaaaagaggagaaagaagaggtaaaccatggagagaaaaaagaggagaaagggagaacAGAAGAGGTAAaccatggagagaaaaaagaggagaaagaaggTAGAACAGAAGAGGTAAaccatggagagaaaaaagagaaagaagagagaacagaagaggtaaaccatggagagaaaaaagaggaggagaaagaagagagaacagaagag gtaaaccatggagagaaaaaagaggagaacaaagagagaacagaagaggtaaaccatggagagaaaaaagagaaagaagagagaacagaagaggtaaaccatggagagaaaaaagaggaggagaaagaagagagaacagaagaggtaaaacatggagagaaacaagaggaggagaaagaagagagaacagaagaggtaaaccatggagagaaaaaagaggaggagaaagaagagagaacagaagag GTAAACCATGAAGagaaaaaagaggagaaagaagagagaacagaagagataaaacatggagagaaacaagaggagaaagaagagagaacagaagag gtaaaccatggagagaaaaaagaggaggagaaagaagagagaacagaagaggtaaaccatggagagaaaaaagaggaggagaaagaagagagaacagaagaggtaaaccatggagagaaaaaagaggagaaagaagaggtaaaccatggagagaaaaaagaggaggagaaagaagagagaacagaagaggtaaaccatggagagaaaaaagaggaggagaaagaagagagaacagaagaggtaaaccatggagagaaaaaagaggagaaagaagaggtaaaccatggagagaaaaaagaggagaaagaagagagaacagaagaggtaaaccatggagagaaaaaagaggaggagaaagaagagagaacagaagaggtaaaccatggagagaaaaaagaggagaaagaagagagaacagaagaggtaaaccatggagagaaaaaagaggagaaagaagagagaacagaagaggtaaaccatggagaaaaaaaagaggaggagaaagaagagagaacagaagaggtaaaccatggagagaaaaaagaggagaaagaagagAGAACAGAAGAG gtaaaccatggagagaaagaagagagaaaagaagaggtaaaccatggagagaaaaaagaggagaaagaagagagaacagaagaggtaaaccatggagagaaaaaagaggagaaagaagaggtaaaccatggagagaaaaaagaggagaaagaagagagaacagaagaggtaaaccatggagagaaaaaagaggaggagaaagaagagagaacagaagaggtaaaccatggagagaaaaaagaggagaaagaagagagaacagaagaggtaaaccatggagaaaaaaaagaggaggagaaagaagagAGAACAGAAGAGGTAAACCATGGAGAGAAAAATGGAG ATTCACCAGATAAACTGGGGCCTAATTACAGGTGA
- the LOC127654780 gene encoding glutamic acid-rich protein-like isoform X4 codes for MAVTNFIMFYITCVSFVQDFVFCEVFGENGKQMTLTPNIHGMPVEIMWKHNSNIIMDYDQRVVNEYGSFKGRVVLDFETGQLTITKLNIQDSGQYQSEILIAGQAQKSEHTLIVLDAMPEPTVTCEVDKTSDLKTLLCSVDSQTQPSYEWNGPNFSGRHGPKLSVAKQEENQDSVFTCTVKNKVSSKSTEFTLKDCHKGRAAAAVNAPVLTVILLLIVTLLILLALSFNKRRKEKLARRSDPEKMHCDYGERHNLLRELITEDIPGSSDATIPCHSRLTSPKESIAVKHWEQIQIHHDIPSENIVEIEGETHVKGKHFLQEQNRKCTVGTPRDSCQPVEKQNSGKIEMVNILHQSPESTVTERNKEDTENEVKERDKNENSQNELKAKESNCSKPDETDKEKNERNEPLKNPEEFSDIRMNQDLELDQSEQVQKQKKKEGRQIMEKNDEKREKSSEQQDESLGNKKNKATTNNEDVLTPGEKKEEENEERTEDLNHEEKKEEKEERTEELNHGETKEEEKEERTEGVNHGERKEENEERTEEVNHREKEERTEEVNHGEKEEEEEERTEEVKHGEKQERTEELNHGETKEEKEEKTEEVNHGEKKEEKEEVNHGEKKEEKGRTEEVNHGEKKEEKEEVNHGEKKEEKEERTEEVNHGEKKEEKEEVNHGEKKEEKGRTEEVNHGEKKEEKEGRTEEVNHGEKKEKEERTEEVNHGEKKEEEKEERTEEVNHGEKKEENKERTEEVNHGEKKEKEERTEEVNHGEKKEEEKEERTEEVNHGEKKEEEKEERTEEVNHGEKKEEKEERTEEVNHGEKKEEKEERKEEVNHGEKKEEKEVVNHGEKKEEKGRTEEVNHGEKKEEEKEERTEEVNHGEKKEEEKEERTEEVNHGEKKEEKEEVNHGEKKEEEKEERTEEVNHGEKKEEEKEERTEEVNHGEKKEEKEEVNHGEKKEEEKEERTEEVNHGEKKEEEKEERTEEVNHGEKKEEKEEVNHGEKKEEKEERTEEVNHGEKKEEEKEERTEEVNHGEKKEEKEERTEEVNHGEKKEEKEERTEEVNHGEKKEEEKEERTEEVNHGEKKEEKEERTEEVNHGEKEERKEEVNHGEKKEEKEERTEEVNHGEKKEEKEEVNHGEKKEEKEERTEEVNHGEKKEEEKEERTEEVNHGEKKEEKEERTEEVNHGEKKEEEKEERTEEVNHGEKNGDSPDKLGPNYR; via the exons ATGCTATGCCAGAGCCAACAGTGACATGTGAAGTGGACAAAACTTCAGATTTAAAAACTCTGCTATGTTCAGTGGACTCGCAGACTCAGCCAAGCTATGAATGGAATGGACCAAATTTTTCTGGTCGTCATGGGCCAAAACTTTCTGTTGCCAAACAGGAAGAGAACCAGGACTCAGTCTTTACTTGCACTGTGAAGAACAAAGTGAGCAGCAAAAGCACAGAATTCACTTTGAAAGACTGCCACAAAG GCAGAGCAGCAGCTGCGGTGAACGCTCCGGTTCTTACAGTCATACTTCTCCTCATTGTCACTCTACTCATATTGCTTGCTTTGTCCTTCAACAAGCGGAGAAAGGAAAAGT TAGCAAGGAGGTCTGACCcagagaaaatgcactgtgactatG GTGAACGCCATAACCTTTTGAGAGAACTCATAACGGAGGATATACCAg GTTCATCTGATGCCACAATACCTTGTCACTCCAGACTTACTTCACCAAAAGAGTCCATTGCTGTGAAACACTGGGAGCAGATACAGATTCATCATGACATCCCCTCAGAGAATATAGTTGAAATTGAGGGAGAAACGCATGTGAAGGGAAAACATTTTTTGCAGGAACAAAATCGAAAATGCACTGTTGGCACACCGAGGGACTCTTGTCAACCAGTGGAGAAACAAAACTCTGGAAAAATTGAGATGGTAAATATTCTGCATCAGAGTCCAGAATCTACTGTTACTGAAAGAAACAAAGAGGACACAGAAAATGAAGTAAAAGAACGAGACAAAAATGAAAACAGTCAAAATGAACTTAAAGCAAAAGAAAGCAATTGTAGCAAACCCGATGAAACTGACAAAGAAAAGAATGAGAGAAATGAACCCTTAAAAAACCCTGAAGAATTCAGTGATATCAGGATGAACCAGGATTTGGAACTAGATCAGAGCGAACAAGttcagaaacaaaagaagaaagaggGAAGACAGATAATGGAAAAGAATGATGAAAAGAGGGAAAAGTCATCTGAGCAGCAAGATGAGAGTCTGGGAAATAAGAAAAACAAAGCTACGACTAATAATGAGGATGTCCTCACACCAGGAGAGAAAAAGGAGGAGGAGAATGAAGAGAGAACAGAAGATTTAAATCATGAAGagaaaaaagaggagaaagaagagAGAACAGAAGAGTTAAACCATGGAGAGACaaaagaggaggagaaagaagagagaacagaaggggtaaaccatggagagagaaaagaggagaaCGAAGAGAGAACAGAAGAGGTAAACCATagagagaaagaagagagaacagaagaggtaaaccatggagagaaagaagaggaggaagaagagagaaCAGAAGAGGTAAAACATGGAGAGAAACAAGAGAGAACAGAAGAGTTAAACCATGGAGAGAcaaaagaggagaaagaagagaaaacagaagaggtaaaccatggagagaaaaaagaggagaaagaagaggtaaaccatggagagaaaaaagaggagaaagggagaacAGAAGAGGTAAaccatggagagaaaaaagaggagaaagaagaggtaaaccatggagagaaaaaagaggagaaagaagagagaacagaagaggtaaaccatggagagaaaaaagaggagaaagaagaggtaaaccatggagagaaaaaagaggagaaagggagaacAGAAGAGGTAAaccatggagagaaaaaagaggagaaagaaggTAGAACAGAAGAGGTAAaccatggagagaaaaaagagaaagaagagagaacagaagaggtaaaccatggagagaaaaaagaggaggagaaagaagagagaacagaagag gtaaaccatggagagaaaaaagaggagaacaaagagagaacagaagaggtaaaccatggagagaaaaaagagaaagaagagagaacagaagaggtaaaccatggagagaaaaaagaggaggagaaagaagagagaacagaagag gtaaaccatggagagaaaaaagaggaggagaaagaagagagaacagaagag gtaaaccatggagagaaaaaagaggagaaagaagagagaacagaagaggtaaaccatggagagaaaaaagaggagaaagaagagagaaaagaagaggtaaaccatggagagaaaaaagaggagaaagaagtggtaaaccatggagagaaaaaagaggagaaagggagaacAGAAGAGGTAAaccatggagagaaaaaagaggaggagaaagaagagagaacagaagaggtaaaccatggagagaaaaaagaggaggagaaagaagagagaacagaagag GTAAaccatggagagaaaaaagaggagaaagaagaggtaaaccatggagagaaaaaagaggaggagaaagaagagagaacagaagaggtaaaccatggagagaaaaaagaggaggagaaagaagagagaacagaagaggtaaaccatggagagaaaaaagaggagaaagaagaggtaaaccatggagagaaaaaagaggaggagaaagaagagagaacagaagaggtaaaccatggagagaaaaaagaggaggagaaagaagagagaacagaagaggtaaaccatggagagaaaaaagaggagaaagaagaggtaaaccatggagagaaaaaagaggagaaagaagagagaacagaagaggtaaaccatggagagaaaaaagaggaggagaaagaagagagaacagaagaggtaaaccatggagagaaaaaagaggagaaagaagagagaacagaagaggtaaaccatggagagaaaaaagaggagaaagaagagagaacagaagaggtaaaccatggagaaaaaaaagaggaggagaaagaagagagaacagaagaggtaaaccatggagagaaaaaagaggagaaagaagagAGAACAGAAGAG gtaaaccatggagagaaagaagagagaaaagaagaggtaaaccatggagagaaaaaagaggagaaagaagagagaacagaagaggtaaaccatggagagaaaaaagaggagaaagaagaggtaaaccatggagagaaaaaagaggagaaagaagagagaacagaagaggtaaaccatggagagaaaaaagaggaggagaaagaagagagaacagaagaggtaaaccatggagagaaaaaagaggagaaagaagagagaacagaagaggtaaaccatggagaaaaaaaagaggaggagaaagaagagAGAACAGAAGAGGTAAACCATGGAGAGAAAAATGGAG ATTCACCAGATAAACTGGGGCCTAATTACAGGTGA